The proteins below come from a single Afipia felis ATCC 53690 genomic window:
- a CDS encoding SixA phosphatase family protein, whose amino-acid sequence MRHLILLRHAKTERDSESGEDYDRRLDERGQLDSALIGAWLAARQVPELALVSSAVRARETWDLLAPHLPRCRVEFQDALYLANPLQIFKAIRRAPDSITSLLVLGHNPGLHELAWNLIGEAPASERDTLAQNLPTCGTVMFDCPIPTWSKLALQANTLREFMTPKQLKADSNAR is encoded by the coding sequence ATGCGCCATTTGATCCTGCTGCGCCACGCCAAGACCGAACGCGATTCCGAGAGCGGGGAGGATTACGATCGCCGCCTCGACGAACGCGGCCAGCTGGACAGCGCGCTGATCGGCGCGTGGCTCGCCGCGCGGCAGGTGCCGGAACTCGCGCTCGTCTCCTCCGCCGTTCGCGCGCGCGAGACATGGGACCTCCTCGCGCCGCATCTTCCCCGCTGCCGGGTCGAATTCCAGGATGCGCTCTATCTCGCAAACCCACTGCAGATCTTTAAGGCAATCCGCCGCGCCCCGGATTCGATCACCTCGCTACTCGTGCTTGGCCACAATCCCGGTCTGCACGAACTGGCATGGAATCTCATCGGCGAGGCTCCCGCGTCCGAGCGCGATACGCTTGCGCAAAACCTGCCGACCTGCGGCACGGTGATGTTCGATTGCCCGATTCCCACATGGTCGAAGCTCGCCCTGCAGGCCAACACGCTTCGTGAATTCATGACACCCAAACAACTGAAGGCCGACAGCAACGCGCGTTAA
- a CDS encoding NAD(P)/FAD-dependent oxidoreductase, with amino-acid sequence MTIPPSETSVHALWGDLPAAEPRAALTLDLDVDVCVVGGGLAGLTAAREAARRGMSVAVLEGQHVGWAASGHNLGSVLPGYGVPVNDLIARIGIAHARELWMLAEAGSDYIRETIVTSMPEIAMAPGALEVSTTDSGERLIGWLQTIGDKFGTEVEGWQIERVREALRTRRYFHALHFPKAFQIDGARYLRALAALAEGEGVRIFENTPVVSIDSAGIRKRIITPSAKLRAAHIVLAGNIHIGTPALRLASTLMPVWRYAAVTEPLGDLLGEVISYRGSVLDDDSIDHFRIVDGDRLLWSSPETTWRGKPERFGRLIRRRIATVFPQLAQARIARVFSSAFGQTVHGMPQIGELRPGLWVASGFGRQGLNTSAMAGRLIAGGIADGDDRWRLFSPFELVWAGGKVGRVVGQFADGVSRGRSAAVGTLARWRERAVARERVREERRSARIAAVQARTERVAQDFGSDRR; translated from the coding sequence ATGACAATTCCGCCCTCCGAGACGTCTGTCCACGCCCTTTGGGGCGATTTGCCTGCGGCAGAGCCGCGCGCGGCGTTGACGCTCGATCTCGACGTCGACGTCTGCGTTGTCGGCGGTGGGCTGGCAGGACTGACGGCAGCCCGGGAGGCTGCGCGGCGCGGCATGAGCGTCGCGGTGCTGGAGGGACAGCATGTCGGCTGGGCTGCGTCCGGTCACAATCTCGGTTCGGTGCTGCCGGGGTACGGCGTGCCGGTCAATGATCTGATCGCGCGGATCGGGATCGCGCATGCGCGCGAATTGTGGATGCTGGCGGAAGCAGGCAGCGATTACATCCGCGAGACAATCGTCACCTCCATGCCCGAGATCGCGATGGCGCCCGGCGCGCTCGAAGTTTCCACCACCGATTCCGGGGAGCGGCTGATCGGCTGGCTGCAGACCATCGGCGACAAATTCGGCACCGAAGTCGAAGGCTGGCAGATCGAGCGCGTGCGCGAGGCGCTGCGGACACGCCGCTACTTCCATGCGCTGCATTTTCCGAAAGCATTCCAGATTGACGGCGCGCGTTACCTGCGCGCTCTGGCGGCGCTCGCGGAAGGCGAGGGTGTGCGCATCTTCGAGAACACGCCGGTGGTCAGCATCGATTCCGCCGGCATCCGCAAGCGCATCATCACGCCCTCGGCGAAGCTGCGTGCCGCGCACATCGTGCTGGCGGGCAATATCCATATCGGCACCCCCGCGCTGCGGCTTGCGTCCACATTGATGCCTGTGTGGCGCTACGCTGCGGTGACGGAGCCGCTCGGCGATCTGTTGGGCGAAGTTATCTCCTATCGCGGCTCGGTGCTCGACGATGACAGCATCGATCATTTTCGTATCGTCGACGGCGACCGCCTGTTGTGGTCGAGCCCGGAGACGACGTGGCGCGGCAAGCCGGAACGGTTTGGCCGCCTGATCCGCCGCCGCATCGCGACGGTTTTCCCGCAACTTGCGCAGGCGAGGATCGCGCGCGTGTTTTCGAGCGCTTTCGGCCAGACCGTGCACGGCATGCCGCAGATCGGGGAGTTGCGGCCGGGTCTGTGGGTCGCGAGCGGCTTTGGCCGTCAGGGGCTGAACACCAGCGCCATGGCGGGCCGCCTGATTGCGGGCGGCATTGCGGACGGCGACGACCGGTGGCGGCTGTTCTCGCCGTTCGAACTGGTCTGGGCTGGAGGCAAGGTAGGTCGCGTTGTCGGTCAGTTTGCCGATGGGGTGTCACGTGGACGATCCGCGGCGGTCGGCACGTTGGCCCGCTGGCGGGAGCGTGCCGTGGCGCGCGAGAGGGTGCGTGAGGAGCGCCGCAGCGCGCGAATTGCGGCAGTGCAGGCGCGCACCGAGCGGGTGGCGCAGGATTTCGGATCGGACCGGCGTTAG
- a CDS encoding ferritin-like domain-containing protein, whose translation MGLFSKDIKTLNDLFVHQLEDIYYAEKQLVKAIPKLADKATNPQLKQGFLSHLEETKGHVTRLEQVFKMHGVEAKAVNCPAIDGIIEEADEVSGEVADKEALDAALINAAQAAEHYEMTRYGTLVAWAKQLGRNDCAAVLQKTLDEEHAVDRKLTALAESKINLKAAS comes from the coding sequence ATGGGCCTGTTCAGCAAGGATATCAAGACGCTCAACGATCTGTTCGTGCATCAGCTCGAAGACATTTATTACGCCGAGAAACAGCTTGTGAAAGCCATTCCGAAGCTGGCCGACAAGGCGACCAACCCGCAGCTCAAGCAGGGCTTCCTGTCGCACCTGGAAGAAACCAAGGGGCACGTGACGCGGCTGGAACAGGTGTTCAAGATGCATGGCGTCGAGGCCAAGGCGGTGAACTGTCCGGCGATCGACGGCATCATCGAGGAGGCCGACGAGGTGTCCGGCGAGGTGGCCGACAAGGAGGCGCTCGATGCCGCGCTCATCAACGCGGCACAGGCGGCCGAACATTACGAGATGACCCGTTACGGCACGCTGGTCGCATGGGCGAAGCAGCTTGGCCGGAACGATTGCGCCGCTGTGCTACAGAAGACACTGGATGAGGAGCACGCAGTGGACAGGAAGCTCACCGCGCTCGCCGAGTCCAAGATCAATCTGAAGGCGGCAAGCTAG
- a CDS encoding lysylphosphatidylglycerol synthase transmembrane domain-containing protein, which translates to MQGLLSASRSVFDRWIGWKRLGILASLTIVTIAVLHLVKTLKGIDTSAVLAALEDKSLGNIALAALCVVCAFCTLTFYDLFALRTLGKFHVPYRIAALSSFTSYTIGHNIGATVFTGGAIRFRIYSDWNLSAIDVAKICFISGLTFWLGNAFVLGIGLIWHPAAAESIVLLPQIINQLIGLGLIAGIVAYLCWIAVGRNRRELGRDGWKVVLPSAPLTLVQILIGVIDLGFCALAMYLLLPNDPPIDFMSMAVVFILSTLLGFASHAPGSLGVFDAAMLVGLNQFGHEQLLASLLIFRMLYFFIPFAIAISIMGMRELWLSVILPWQHKRKACMSPARAAAPPSSQNRNG; encoded by the coding sequence ATGCAGGGTTTGCTTAGCGCGTCGCGGAGCGTGTTCGACAGATGGATCGGGTGGAAACGGCTCGGCATTCTCGCCAGCCTGACCATTGTCACCATCGCGGTGCTCCATCTCGTCAAGACGCTGAAGGGTATCGACACCTCGGCTGTGCTGGCGGCGCTTGAAGACAAGTCGCTCGGCAACATCGCGCTCGCGGCGCTGTGCGTCGTCTGCGCGTTCTGCACGCTGACGTTCTACGATCTGTTCGCGCTCCGCACCCTCGGCAAATTCCATGTGCCCTATCGCATCGCGGCGCTGTCGAGTTTCACGAGCTACACAATCGGCCACAATATCGGCGCCACGGTCTTTACCGGTGGCGCGATCCGTTTCCGCATCTATTCGGACTGGAATCTATCCGCCATCGATGTCGCCAAGATATGCTTCATCTCCGGCCTGACCTTCTGGCTCGGCAACGCCTTCGTGCTCGGCATCGGGCTGATCTGGCACCCCGCCGCCGCGGAATCTATCGTATTGCTGCCGCAAATCATCAATCAGTTGATCGGCCTCGGCCTGATCGCGGGTATCGTCGCCTACCTGTGCTGGATCGCGGTCGGCCGCAATCGCCGCGAACTCGGCAGGGACGGCTGGAAGGTGGTGCTGCCCTCCGCGCCCCTGACACTGGTACAAATCCTGATCGGTGTCATCGATCTCGGTTTCTGCGCGCTTGCCATGTACCTGCTGCTGCCGAACGATCCGCCGATCGACTTTATGTCGATGGCTGTCGTTTTCATCCTCTCGACCCTGCTCGGCTTCGCGAGCCATGCCCCGGGCAGCCTCGGCGTGTTCGATGCCGCCATGCTCGTCGGGCTGAACCAGTTCGGCCACGAACAACTGCTGGCCTCGCTGCTTATTTTCCGCATGCTTTATTTCTTCATCCCGTTCGCGATCGCCATCTCGATCATGGGAATGCGCGAATTGTGGCTCAGCGTCATCCTGCCCTGGCAGCATAAGCGCAAGGCCTGCATGAGCCCGGCACGGGCGGCCGCGCCGCCGTCCTCGCAGAACCGAAACGGCTGA